A genomic stretch from Penicillium digitatum chromosome 4, complete sequence includes:
- a CDS encoding serine/threonine protein kinase codes for MHLRSAPLKNMDPSNINIIRQITCSDSSAIFEVDLDGQKYALKLFHDNGDPGYTEKGRDLNRFRCELNAYKKLLTSGVCARGFVPKFYGYINRMDPAAFHPALQSFAQDKLKPRAILLEYFPSAESLNCVNYSDALFPQAIEGMHEIHKAGVHHQDIYPKNLLLIRGNPDRLVWIDFDVATTFTDFGPEQLARCAYEIALVKGFAEALRDDQAEGLPPNTKFY; via the exons ATGCACCTAAGAAGCGCTCCCTTGAAGAACATGGACCCCTCCAATATTAATATTATCAGGCAGATTACGTGCTCTGATTCGTCTGCAATATTCGAGGTAGATCTGGATGGACAAAAGTATGCATTGAAGCTTTTCCACGACAACGGCGACCCTGGATATACCGAAAAAGGTCGTGATTTGAACAGATTTCGCTGCGAGTTAAATGCTTACAAGAAGCTTCTGACTTCTGGTGTCTGTGCACGCGGTTTCGTGCCAAAATTCTACGGCTACATCAATCGAATGGATCCCGCAGCATTTCATCCTGCTTTACAATCTTTCGCCCAAGACAAGCTAAAGCCGAGAGCAATATTGCTAGAATATTTCCCAAGTGCAGAGAGTTTGAACTGCGTGAACTACTCGGACGCGCTCTTTCCCCAGGCAATTGAGGGTATGCATGAAATACACAAGGCGGGTGTTCACCATCAAGACATCTACCCCAAAAATCTTCTCCTTATCCGTGGAAACCCCGATAGGTTGGTCTGGATTGACTTTGATGTTGCAACGACCTTCACGGACTTTGGACCTGAACAGCTGGCCCGCTGTGCCTACGAAATTGCGCTTGTGAAGGGATTTGCGGAAGCTCTG AGAGATGACCAGGCTGAGGGACTCCCGCCGAATACAAAATTCTATTAG
- a CDS encoding Allantoate permease has translation MSNQSLLQYLSVALPAIPIQGAAPSRNTTNPRYGAGDITQVVTVRTVMLTPELNSGRPGPEQTATTPPVNGVTTTTPPELPDLPEEPPATTEEPPATAEGPPATAEEPPATTEEPPATTEEPPATAEEPPATAEEPPANAEEPPATTEDPPATTEDPPATTEEPPATCKVPSEEPACTTNWSRETRHCSRIASCVCCVCKKEIQHVRNYNRGHRDCTEPQDRH, from the exons ATGAGCAACCAGTCGCTTCTGCAGTATCTCTCTGTTGCTCTCCCGGCAATTCCTATTCAAGGTGCTGCCCCATCGCGGAATACAACGAACCCCCGCTATGGTGCGGGAGACATCACCCAggttgtcacggtgcgaaccgtgatgctta cccccgaactgaactctggtagacccggtcctgagcagaccgctaccaccccgcctgtgaacggagtcactacaaccactccacctgaactgccagatctgccagaagaaccgcctgctaccactgaagaaccgcctgctaccgctgaaggaccgcctgctaccgctgaagaaccgcctgctaccactgaagaaccgcctgctaccactgaagaaccgcctgctaccgctgaagaaccgcctgctaccgctgaagaaccgcctgctaacgctgaagaaccgcctgctaccactgaagatccgcctgctaccactgaagatccgcctgctaccactgaagaaccgcctgctacctgtaaagtcccgtccgaggaacctgcctgcacgaccaactggtctcgagaaacgagacattgcagccgtatcgctagctgcgtgtgctgcgtatgcaagaaagaaatacagcatgttcgcaattacaaccgcggacatcgagactgcactgaaccccaagaccgacactga
- a CDS encoding Tyrosine-protein kinase, active site, whose product MGRMLNDLRKLISAAASEAFHSSRVWPLLTAILAHKPDREIWDCVYSAVTEPTPPPRAIISSLQQTPWLQKTSSFANSSEYRQDVDRILKSELGPLYVGLPDFRSTFFGGVSGLQSASDAVFEKCTKGRNALFAEGWKGWPKNANQEDVLNWFADLSEKLAALSADYKPATGHLRRPLAQPNKPIHGSTAERKLDIGFVSDADAEKDTPCQWSQVVVPGELKSNPAADTASKAWLDLGRYAREVLVAQDTRRFVLGFTICGSFMRIWAFDRLGGVASEQFDINKDGLQFVSTILGFLWMSEEDCGFDPTITIENGQRIIKIDHNGRTERLVLERLMKRAPCIAGRATTCWKAHREVDPGVPLVVKDSWQYTERDEEGELLQEATERGVVNVARYYHHETVCIRDKADDVRNNVRGGLDIRTASNFRPERPVLSTSTSATDTPRKGRGSVRSGVKRSSSQTGAFLPPNKRSCSASPTKASGNPLPNRIHRRIVMRDYGKPIYKASTRTALLTALEGCIAGHKSLYKAGILHRDISVNNLMINEDNGNPSWPSFLIDLDLAIKEKRDGITGANGKTGTRAFMAIGSLLGEKHSFMHDLESFFWVIFWICIHYERSGEGKVVARFDKWNFVDTEELASIKKEYYRSLIPCVNALRNVVFPHGRRWTKENTGLYDRMKEILRVARED is encoded by the exons ATGGGAAGGATGTTG AATGATCTCCGAAAACTAATATCTGCGGCTGCCTCCGAAGCGTTCCATTCCTCCCGCGTATGGCCTCTCTTGACTGCAATCCTCGCACACAAACCGGACCGCGAAATCTGGGATTGTGTCTACAGCGCAGTCACCGAACCCACCCCGCCTCCTCGAGCCATTATCTCCTCCCTCCAACAGACTCCATGGCTTCAGAAGACGAGTAGTTTCGCGAACTCCTCGGAATACCGCCAAGATGTTGACAGGATCCTCAAATCAGAACTCGGGCCTCTGTACGTAGGGCTTCCGGATTTCCGATCGACCTTTTTTGGAGGCGTCAGTGGTCTTCAATCAGCATCCGATGCCGTATTCGAAAAATGCACAAAAGGCAGAAATGCTCTTTTTGCTGAGGGGTGGAAAGGATGGCCCAAAAACGCAAACCAGGAAGATGTCTTGAACTGGTTTGCAGATCTGAGCGAGAAGCTGGCAGCATTGTCAGCGGATTATAAACCTGCGACTGGACACCTGCGAAGGCCGCTAGCACAGCCCAACAAGCCCATCCATGGCTCCACAGCAGAGCGCAAATTAGACATCGGCTTCGTGAGTGACGCTGACGCAGAAAAGGACACCCCATGTCAGTGGTCGCAGGTTGTTGTGCCTGGAGAGCTAAAAAGCAATCCTGCCGCCGACACGGCTTCCAAAGCATGGCTTGACCTAGGGCGGTATGCCAGGGAAGTCCTCGTCGCCCAAGATACCCGTCGCTTTGTCCTTGGCTTTACAATATGTGGGTCCTTTATGAGGATATGGGCCTTTGACCGTCTCGGCGGAGTTGCATCCGAACAATTTGACATTAATAAGGACGGACTCCAGTTTGTCTCGACTATTCTCGGTTTTCTATGGATGAGTGAAGAAGACTGTGGGTTTGACCCCACAATCACCATAGAAAATGGCCAGCGAATCATCAAAATCGACCATAACGGTCGAACTGAGCGTTTAGTCCTTGAAAGATTGATGAAGCGGGCACCTTGCATCGCAGGTCGAGCAACGACATGCTGGAAAGCGCACCGTGAAGTGGATCCTGGAGTTCCGCTCGTTGTCAAGGACTCTTGGCAGTATACGGAGCGTGACGAAGAAGGTGAGCTTCTCCAAGAAGCTACCGAAAGAGGTGTGGTCAACGTTGCACGCTATTACCACCACGAGACTGTCTGCATCCGCGATAAGGCTGATGATGTCCGGAATAACGTTCGAGGCGGCTTGGATATCAGGACCGCGAGCAACTTTCGACCTGAACGGCCGGTGCTCTCGACTAGCACAAGTGCAACTGATACTCCACGAAAGGGCCGAGGTAGCGTCAGGTCCGGCGTGAAACGCTCTTCCAGTCAAACTGGTGCATTTTTGCCCCCTAATAAGCGATCCTGTTCGGCTTCTCCTACCAAAGCATCCGGCAATCCACTGCCAAACCGAATTCATCGGCGTATTGTGATGCGGGACTATGGCAAACCAATTTACAAGGCAAGCACACGCACGGCCCTCCTTACCGCATTAGAGGGTTGCATAGCAGGGCACAAGTCATTGTATAAAGCAGGAATTCTTCACCGAGATATCTCCGTCAATAACCTCATGATCAATGAAGACAACGGGAACCCTTCGTGGCCATCATTCCTAATTGATCTTGACCTCGCCATTAAGGAGAAGCGGGACGGCATCACGGGAGCAAATGGCAAGACCGGCACGAGGGCCTTTATGGCAATAGGTTCGCTACTAGGCGAGAAGCACTCCTTCATGCACGATCTTGAATCATTCTTCTGGGTCATTTTTTGGATTTGCATCCATTACGAGAGATCGGGCGAGGGGAAAGTCGTTGCAAGATTTGACAAGTGGAATTTTGTGGATACAGAGGAGCTGGCTAGTATAAAGAAAG AGTACTACCGGTCACTGATTCCATGCGTCAACGCACTTCGGAATGTGGTCTTCCCTCATGGAAGGAGGTGGACGAAAGAAAATACAGGATTATATGATCGAATGAAAGAGATCCTGCGCGTCGCTCGAGAAGACTGA
- a CDS encoding Dimethylamine methyltransferase MtbB1 — protein MHRWNLFQRVWVPFYNQRNLAYVGLEREPDVESDEDITAQKPSRSTLLIRALSPNAWSFVAFVLLTMLIGNFSRCGCDFKDSISIWAMPDSDMAEPLLRFEKRRFTNAIRDDSNGNLYSSINPYELQYAGLPTPEIDKNWNELIGGRYFRLEASEVLLLNQDSKLPALTEMYSNERITKEGFYGGPDVLHSLHCLNAIRKHLDMDYYADSMDLPPEYRRIHIDHCVDHLRQALLCHGDLTPVTMKPVAANTSLPYSVTFYLGQTEREHTCRSAEAIRDWVTARGQRTGRIEPHHPNL, from the exons ATGCATCGTTGGAACCTATTCCAGCGCGTCTGGGTACCGTTCTACAACCAGAGGAATCTTGCCTATGTCGGTTTAGAACGTGAACCAGATGTCGAGTCAGATGAAGATATCACCGCACAGAAACCATCCAGGTCGACGCTGCTCATTCGAGCGTTGTCTCCGAACGCTTGGTCTTTCGTCGCATTTGTATTACTGACTATGCTCATTGGCAATTTCTCTCGGTGTGGATGTGATTTCAAAGACAGCATTTCAATATGGGCGATGCCAGATTCAG aTATGGCAGAACCACTATTAAGGTTTGAGAAAAGACGATTCACGAATGCGATTCGAGACGACTCCAATGGCAATCTCTACTCTTCAATCAACCCTTATGAACTGCAGTATGCCGGCCTTCCGACTCCTGAGATCGATAAGAACTGGAATGAGCTTATTGGTG GTCGATACTTTCGCTTAGAAGCTTCTGAAGTATTACTGCTGAACCAAGACTCCAAGCTCCCAGCGCTTACGGAGATGTATAGCAATGAGCGTATAACCAAAGAAGGATTCTACGGTGGTCCCGACGTGCTTCATAGTCTCCATTGTTTGAACGCTATACGAAAACATTTAGACATGGATTATTACGCAGACTCCATGGATCTTCCACCAGAATATCGCCGTATACACATTGACCATTGTGTTGATCATCTTCGACAGGCGTTACTTTGCCACGGCGACCTCACACCGGTCACTATGAAGCCTGTTGCTGCGAACACGTCTTTACCGTATTCGGTTACATTTTATCTTGGACAAACCGAGCGTGAGCATACCTGTCGGAGTGCGGAAGCCATAAGAGATTGGGTTACTGCCCGTGGGCAACGGACGGGTCGCATTGAGCCTCACCATCCGAATTTATGA